The Musa acuminata AAA Group cultivar baxijiao chromosome BXJ3-6, Cavendish_Baxijiao_AAA, whole genome shotgun sequence region GAAGAAGAGTTGGTGTCCTCTCTTTGGTCGCCCATGGCCTGCATCATGTAACTGCTACCACCCTGGAAAAAGATGGTCTTGACTTGGTAATTGGGGACATGACTTCTGTTCTCATATAATGTGTCAAACCAAACCATATATGAGCTTTCTGATGAAAGGATCATCAAACCTGAGGAAAGGGAGTGGTCCCTTGGCCCTGCAGGAAAAATTGTGCTGACTGTCTCATCACTTCACCATTCTCTAGAGCTATGGGTTGAAGTTGATTGGCTTGCACAGTAGATGATGACATTGGCAGTGGCATGCTTCCCACTGATCTCTGCAGCTTCATCATCTTCTACCAATTACCCATCAACATGAAACCAACATGTTAGACTTGTGTCCAGCAACAGAGCACAGAGATCGATGTGGTCCTTGATTAGCCTACCTCTGGTTGGCTCATGTACTCATCAGAGTCTGCATCAAAGTATAGCATGGGGTTGAGAGAAGCGAGCTTCATCGAGAGAAACTGGAGACAGGTGATCGGATTGGGTTAGCTTATGCCGTGGAAGGAGAAGGCTGTTGTCAACTCATTGTTGACCTTGGCTTACCTCGACCTGGTTCTGTAAGGACTGCACATAATTGATGATCTCATCCAGCATGAGCGCCTTCCCAGTAACCTACTCGGTAATGATGATAGAACAGAGGTTAAAGAAAGCATATGAGGAGAAGAAGATTCAACATCCGCACCTTCTCGCAGCCGGGAACGAGACTCTGCAACACCTTCATCCTCTCGCTTATCTTCTCTCTTCTCACCTGAAAGCCAAGCACCATGAACGAAGCCATTACCATTGCAAGAACGATATCCAAATTGGCGAGAGGATGATGTTGAAGAGACCCTGTGTACGTACCCTTTCTGCGAGACTGTGGCTATCTGTGGCTTCACCTCTCCTTGCTCTTACATGAATATACCCCGCGGGAGACTCCCCGCAAGTCTTCGAAGCTTTCGTGTCGTCGGCTTTAGGTTTCTTGTCGTCGGTTTCCCTTAGCCTTCTCTGCTTGCAAATCTTGCCTTCCTAATTCGCACGACAACACAAAAGAAAACCACAGCTCAGCTCGCCATCAATGAAAACCCACAGCACAGCAGATGATTCCTGATGCTATTATTACCTTGGCTCGA contains the following coding sequences:
- the LOC135639963 gene encoding basic helix-loop-helix protein 80-like isoform X2, which translates into the protein MAFSYHEHNNPSFVEFAHLPCTPTEIPFLPQQLEDVTTSASSCFLHCYSQLPVADATGFGSSGSLDIAGLKPPSVANQVGHAPMVGEPSDGVAPQPQGSGEKKRKIDKDETSLIAGRAKEGKICKQRRLRETDDKKPKADDTKASKTCGESPAGYIHVRARRGEATDSHSLAERVRREKISERMKVLQSLVPGCEKVTGKALMLDEIINYVQSLQNQVEFLSMKLASLNPMLYFDADSDEYMSQPEMMKLQRSVGSMPLPMSSSTVQANQLQPIALENGEVMRQSAQFFLQGQGTTPFPQGGSSYMMQAMGDQREDTNSSSFQ
- the LOC135639963 gene encoding transcription factor BC1-like isoform X1 is translated as MAFSYHEHNNPSFVEFAHLPCTPTEIPFLPQQLEDVTTSASSCFLHCYSQLPVADATGFGSSGSLDIAGLKPPSVANQVGHAPMVGEPSDGVAPQPQGSGEKKRKIDKDETSLIAGRAKEGKICKQRRLRETDDKKPKADDTKASKTCGESPAGYIHVRARRGEATDSHSLAERVRREKISERMKVLQSLVPGCEKVTGKALMLDEIINYVQSLQNQVEFLSMKLASLNPMLYFDADSDEYMSQPEKMMKLQRSVGSMPLPMSSSTVQANQLQPIALENGEVMRQSAQFFLQGQGTTPFPQGGSSYMMQAMGDQREDTNSSSFQ